Proteins encoded in a region of the Tachyglossus aculeatus isolate mTacAcu1 chromosome 11, mTacAcu1.pri, whole genome shotgun sequence genome:
- the PCGF2 gene encoding polycomb group RING finger protein 2: MHRSTRIKITELNPHLMCALCGGYFIDATTIVECLHSFCKTCIVRYLEANKYCPMCDAQVHKTRPLLSIRSDKTLQDIVYKLVPGLFKDEMKRRRDFYAAYPLTDVPNGSNEDRGEVLEQDKGALSDDEIVSLSIEFYEELRDEKKESLENGAGDKEKTGVRFLRCPAAMTVMHLAKFLRNKMDVPSKYKVEVLYEDEPLKEYYTLMDIAYIYPWRRNGPLPLKYRVQPACKRLKLAPAAPSEGTNTSGTSECESVSDKEPSPAALPSSAPAALPSPATPSHGSPGAHGPPAALPAPPSPAPAPSSLNGTSNCANRGRKVTVNCAPVPPLT; the protein is encoded by the exons ATGCACCGATCCACCCGCATCAAGATCACAGAGCTGAACCCCCACCTCATGTGTGCCCTCTGCGGGGGCTACTTCATCGACGCCACCACCATCGTGGAGTGTCTGCATTCCT TCTGCAAAACGTGCATCGTGCGCTACCTGGAAGCCAACAAATACTGCCCCATGTGTGATGCCCAAGTCCACAAGACCCGGCCTCTGCTAAGCATCAG GTCAGACAAGACCCTCCAGGACATCGTGTACAAACTGGTGCCGGGGCTGTTCAAAG ATGAGATGAAACGGCGGCGAGATTTCTACGCGGCGTATCCCCTGACGGACG TCCCGAACGGCTCCAACGAGGACCGCGGGGAGGTTCTGGAGCAGGACAAGGGGGCCCTGAGCGACGACGAGATCGTCAGCCTCTCCATTGAGTTCTACGAGGAGCTCAG GGACGAGAAAAAGGAGTCTCTGGAGAACGGGGCCGGAGACAAGGAGAAG ACGGGGGTGCGTTTCCTGCGCTGCCCGGCCGCCATGACCGTCATGCACCTGGCCAAATTTCTCCGGAACAAGATGGACGTGCCCAGCAAGTACAAA GTGGAGGTGCTGTATGAAGATGAGCCGCTGAAGGAGTATTACACCCTCATGGACATCGCCTACATCTACCCCTGGAGacgg aacggccccctccccctcaaGTACCGCGTCCAGCCGGCCTGCAAGCGTCTGAAGCTGGCCCCGGCCGCCCCCTCGGAGGGGACCAACACCAGCGGCACGTCCGAGTGCGAGTCCGTCAGCGACAAGGAGCCCAGCCCGGCCGCCCTgccctcctccgcccccgccgccctGCCCAGCCCCGCCACGCCTTCCCACGGTTCGCCCGGCGCCCACGGGCCCCCCGCGGCCCTGCCCGcgccccccagcccggccccggcccccagctCCCTCAACGGCACCTCGAACTGCGCAAACAGGGGGAGGAAAGTGACTGTGAACTGTGCCCCGGTGCCACCTTTGACCTGA